One region of Esox lucius isolate fEsoLuc1 chromosome 17, fEsoLuc1.pri, whole genome shotgun sequence genomic DNA includes:
- the tgfa gene encoding protransforming growth factor alpha isoform X1 has protein sequence MMNRAFWDAIFLITGSLFTYGTGHDNSTVSTNSTMTTTSPVTTTITTMHVTTSSTTTASTSTASKTTIPIKKFVAAAVRSHFDDCPDSHNHFCFHGTCRFLILEETPACVCHQGFVGMRCEHADLLAVVATNHRKQTVATVLVLCVIGCVLTMLLCTLLHCLWSRDGFVRRHGLHCAPDKKGSMMCQGAYCHSVTAVSFYGSIRWLCKTRNNISLTSAPSYHVRYSQVV, from the exons GGTCCCTCTTTACCTATGGAACGGGGCATGATAATTCTACAGTTTCTACTAATTCTACTATGACAACCACGTCTCCTGTGACTACTACCATTACCACTATGCATGTTACTACCTCTTCTACTACCACTGCAAGTACTTCAACTGCCTCTAAAACCACCATTCCAATTAAAA AGTTTGTGGCGGCAGCTGTTCGATCACACTTCGATGACTGTCCGGACTCCCACAACCACTTTTGTTTCCATGGAACCTGTCGTTTCCTTATTCTGGAGGAGACGCCTGCTTGTGT GTGTCACCAAGGTTTTGTAGGAATGCGTTGTGAGCATGCTGATCTGCTAGCCGTGGTGGCTACTAATCACAGGAAACAGACAGTCGCCACCGTGCTAGTTCTGTGCGTGATTGGCTGTGTCTTGACAATGCTGCTCTGCACACTTTTACA TTGCCTGTGGAGTCGGGACGGTTTTGTGCGGAGGCACGGACTTCACTGTGCCCCAGACAAAAAAGGCAGTATGATGTGCCAAGGAGCCTACTGTCACTCTGTCACTG CAGTGTCATTCTATGGGTCTATTCGATGGTTATGCAAAACCAGAAACAATATTTCCCTAACGTCCGCACCCTCAT ATCACGTCCGTTATTCACAAG TTGTTTGA
- the tgfa gene encoding protransforming growth factor alpha isoform X2 encodes MMNRAFWDAIFLITGSLFTYGTGHDNSTVSTNSTMTTTSPVTTTITTMHVTTSSTTTASTSTASKTTIPIKKFVAAAVRSHFDDCPDSHNHFCFHGTCRFLILEETPACVCHQGFVGMRCEHADLLAVVATNHRKQTVATVLVLCVIGCVLTMLLCTLLHCLWSRDGFVRRHGLHCAPDKKGSMMCQGAYCHSVTVV; translated from the exons GGTCCCTCTTTACCTATGGAACGGGGCATGATAATTCTACAGTTTCTACTAATTCTACTATGACAACCACGTCTCCTGTGACTACTACCATTACCACTATGCATGTTACTACCTCTTCTACTACCACTGCAAGTACTTCAACTGCCTCTAAAACCACCATTCCAATTAAAA AGTTTGTGGCGGCAGCTGTTCGATCACACTTCGATGACTGTCCGGACTCCCACAACCACTTTTGTTTCCATGGAACCTGTCGTTTCCTTATTCTGGAGGAGACGCCTGCTTGTGT GTGTCACCAAGGTTTTGTAGGAATGCGTTGTGAGCATGCTGATCTGCTAGCCGTGGTGGCTACTAATCACAGGAAACAGACAGTCGCCACCGTGCTAGTTCTGTGCGTGATTGGCTGTGTCTTGACAATGCTGCTCTGCACACTTTTACA TTGCCTGTGGAGTCGGGACGGTTTTGTGCGGAGGCACGGACTTCACTGTGCCCCAGACAAAAAAGGCAGTATGATGTGCCAAGGAGCCTACTGTCACTCTGTCACTG TTGTTTGA